One Anolis carolinensis isolate JA03-04 chromosome 4, rAnoCar3.1.pri, whole genome shotgun sequence DNA window includes the following coding sequences:
- the LOC134298429 gene encoding uncharacterized protein LOC134298429: protein MFMFPTVKVSGDITESLVCSFRSGCGELTLSQENGHHPAVAVRCNMQVEDEELLGAGGGRSERATPETDAEFHQLAALASSTAYAQPNGVTQRRGVVRGDSTGGEEGSPSPGPQKMVFLEERMSAMETTLAVMSRAMERLAVLAEPERGRELRASSMWDVSMGSSQGFADLPAPKGREMRKEPGARPKIQTSLTRVEESDDEGEKPPRIPATLPTETLVPLANAGRGTGQREAAAGPTGPQGGLRRAEDWGLPPQGPLPRREELRIEFGGESSELDFFLTTVRGYMEDNAHTFRTESSRVRAIGAVLKRGAASWYVQLHARRDPCLGSLRRFMGALETRFRDPLEQIRAREELKTVSQGQRSVSEYAEEFQCLAEKVPEWSAVTKIELFKEGLRREILSWAVHRDEPDTLRGWIQLAGRVETSLAQARRHRGGLQQRPQMKEGSRKEGSNPAGRRTEPPGNVSTSRRGCFVCGRLGHRAAECWQRKGEGGGPPKPRAVAGKRAEEEPPMRHHSGGLDEGEEDAMSEPCY, encoded by the exons atgttcatgtttcctacagtaaaagtttctggtgatatcacagagagtcttgtgtgttcattcaggagcggctgtggtgagctgacactaagccaagaaaacggacaccatcccgctgtagcggtgaggtgtaacatgcaagtggaggatgaagagctcttgggcgccggaggaggaaggtcggaaagggccactcccgagacggacgctgagttccaccagctggcggccctggcgtcatccaccgcttatgcccagccaaatggggtaacccagaggcgcggagtggtacggggagatagcaccggaggagaggaaggttcaccttccccaggcccgcaaaagatggtgtttctggaggagaggatgtcggcgatggagaccaccctggcagtgatgtcgagggcgatggagcgcctggcggttttggcggagccggagcgaggaagggaactccgggctagctcaatgtgggacgtgagcatgggaagcagccagggctttgcagacctcccagcaccgaagggaagggaaatgcgaaaggagcccggtgcccggcccaagatccaaacgagcctgacgcgggtggaggagagtgacgacgaaggggaaaagcctccgagaatcccggctacgctcccaactgagaccctggtgcccctggcgaatgccgggcgtggcacaggacaaagggaagcagcagcggggcccactggcccgcaagggggcttgcgacgggcggaggattggggattgccaccacagggacccctaccgagacgagaggaactaaggatcgagtttgggggagagtcctctgaactggattttttcctgaccacggtgaggggctatatggaggacaatgcccacactttcagaacggaatccagccgggtacgggccattggtgcagtgttgaagaggggagcggccagctggtacgttcaactacacgcgcggcgcgacccatgtctggggtcactccgacgctttatgggggccctggagacccgtttccgagatccactggagcagatccgggcgagggaggagttgaagaccgtctcccaggggcagaggtcggtatctgagtatgcggaggagttccaatgcctcgctgaaaaggtgccggaatggtctgcagtgacaaagatagaactcttcaaagaggggctcaggcgggagatcctctcctgggcggtgcatcgtgatgagcctgacacactgcgcggatggattcagctggcggggcgcgtcgagacatcgctggcccaggcgaggaggcaccgaggagggctacagcagcggccgcagatgaaagaggggagccggaaggagggatcaaacccagccgggaggagaacggagccgccagggaacgtgagcaccagcaggaggggctgcttcgtgtgcggccgtttgggccacagggctgccgagtgctggcagagaaaaggggaaggcggaggcccgcccaaaccaagagccgtggcagggaaacgcgccgaggaagaaccaccgatgaggcaccactcgggggggttg gacgaaggggaggaggacgccatgtcagaaccctgctactag